Part of the Odocoileus virginianus isolate 20LAN1187 ecotype Illinois chromosome 27, Ovbor_1.2, whole genome shotgun sequence genome is shown below.
ctccagaatgaCTGCCTGGAAAAACCCCACAGAcaagaggagcccggcaggctacagtccatggggtcccaaagagttggatatgactagtgactgaacaacaacaatgcatccCAGAGAGGCCAAGAATATATTATTGCTCTTCAAGAGAATCCTGCTTTGTTGGTTTTGCTAAGAAGGAGCGTCCAGGCTGAGCAGAGTTCAACAAGTTGGGGCTTAGAGTGtggtagagaaaagagaagtgtCCTATGTCTCAAATCTCAGAGACGCACACAGGGCCAGGATCCTGAGTGGTTCATAAAGACATTAGTGAATACAGGTTCAGTTCTTTCATATGAGGGATTTGGCCTACATGGCATGGAAATAAAGGATTGATTATTTTTCTGAAGTCACTGGGAGACCCATGATCAAAGCAAGTACTCCAGCCTCTGCAAAGCCTCAATCTCCCCTTCATGTTTCTTTACAGATTGCTTTTTCACTTATGTTTTCattgcttccatttcctgtttgaaatttctttttctaatgtcTCTGACCTTTCCCCTTTTCCCCTAACTTCTCTCCGCTGCTTTCCTTCTCTCAGTTTATCcctgtctttccctttcttaactgctttttcttttcaccCCTCCCCACTTGCCCATTCAGACCTTAACCCACTGCTTTCCCACAACTGCTTCTATTACTGAATGCTTCACATTTCAACGGTTCTCTTCTCCAAATGATCTCTACTTTTGGACCtgcattttttcaatttttcacttaaATGTTGATTCTcttcatatttgtttttatgtttttcatctcACCTGATGAACTGGTCTCTAAGaatttggtttgttgtttttgttgttcagtcgctcagttgtgcctgacctTGTGACCCCCCAGGGCTGTACCCCTGTctttcaccgtctcctggagcttgctcaaactcatgttcattgagtcaatgatgccatccaatcatctcatcctctgtcatccccttctcctcctgctttcaatctgtcccagcatcagggtctttactaatgagtcagctccttgcatcaggtggctaaagtattggagcttcagtatcagtccttccaatgaatattcatgggtgatttcctttaggactgactggttcgatctccttgcagtccaagggactcttgcaagagtcttctccaacaccacagttcaaaagcatcatcaattcttcggcactcagccttccttacggtccaactctcacatccatacatgactactggaaaaaccatagctttgactagacagacctctgtcagcaaagtaatgtctctgctttttaatatgctgtctaggtttgtcatagcttttctttagaAGCTATTATTATTGACTTTCAATAGATTACCTATAAATTGtatctaaagaaaattttaaagtggcTTTCCTCTACCTTCAGGTGCtcaaaagttacattttaaaatttattatttaatctaAATCTTCAAACTGTTGTTAGCAGAAAATCTTCAGAGAAATCTTATTTGGGAGGCCAATATATAAAACTAATTAAAGTGAAGCTGTTTTGGTGGTAAGGGACCTAGAGCCCTGAAGCCTCCTTGAGAAACCCTTAAGGCAGTGGTAGGGGTCACACAGGCAAAATGAATGAAGGGAGGTATATAAGACAGTAGGAAGCTATGCGGCAGTGGGGACCATGTCTCATTATACAATAGTCAGCTCTAGTCAACTTTCCCACATGGGAATGTGGTGCCTGGTGTTGCCACATCATGCATTTTTTTATAAGAGAATCTGGGAAGTCAGATTTTATGTAAAATCTCTTTAAGTAGTGGCAATAATTTTATATTACCAAGAGATAATCATACTTTGTGAGAAAAATGCATGCACAGGCTAAATAGAACCCATTGGCCTGTCTGCTCTCTCTGGTTTAAGATGTGAAAGGTCACTGGAAAATTGCAAGATAAATCTTGCTCCACCACCCCTAACCTATCCTACCCATGCAAGTCATAGTTCATTCCAATATTACAAAATAGCTTTTGTAGTACACAATATTTTTAGTGTATATAATTCATAGGCTAATATATTTTATCAAGCTAACCAAAAactcatagtctttttttttaagtgtagatCAGATGTTAATTATAAATTCATACTTTAGCCAACTCCAAAAAAAGGGGAAGaatggaaagggaaggagaaaagaaacagtaGTAATCTTTAAAATCTTGTTATATGTCTAACAGAACATTTAGATTGCTGGAGCCACTTGCTTCAGAGAAGAAAAGTTTCAGAATAATGAAATGAACCCTTCCAATGTCCTAGTTCATCACATGATGTGCTTAGTGGCAGAACATTAGTGTCTTGTTTGGTAAACCATCAGGTGCTTGTCTATCTCAGCTTCTATAAGTATTTCCGAGTGACTGCTGAAATTGCAATAGTGATCACAGAGTTCCCTACATCTAGCTGTGCTTTTTTGATGTCCCACAGGAATGAGCATAGATGGAAAATAACTCTGGACATTACCAGGGCTTCTCTTCAGTGTGGATTTGCTGATGTACAATGAGGTGTGAGCTCTGTCGGAAAGCTTTTCCACACACATGGCATTCATatggcttctctccagtgtggattcTTCGGTGTCCCAGAAGATGCGAGCTATAGCCGAAAGCTTTCCCACACACATCACACTCATAGGGCCTCTCTCCACTGTGCATTCTCTGGTGTCCAACAAGAGCTGAACTATGACTGAAAGCCTTTCCACACTCATCACATTCATATGGTTTCTCCCCActgtggcttctctggtgatGGAAGAGGCCTGAGCTCTGGCTGAAGCTTTTTCCACACTCACTACACTGGTAtggcttctctccagtatgaactcTCTGATGTTGTATCAGATGTGAGCTCAGACAGAAAGCTTTCCCACAGTCGTTGCACTGGtatggtttctctcctgtgtgggtCCTCTGGTGTCGAATAAGGCCCGAGTTATAATGAAAAGCTTTCCCACAGTCATTACACTGGTATGGTTTCTCTTCTGTGTGGGTCCTCTGGTGTCGAATAAGGCCTGCACTGTAATGAAAAGCTTTCCCACACTCATTACATTGGAAGGGTTTTTCTCCAGAGTGGATCCTTTGATGCTGAACAAGATGTGCCCTGTAATAAAAGCCTTTCTCACACTCATCACACTGATGTGGTTTTAACTGGCTATGTATTCTCTGATGGTCAGTAAGCTGTGAGCTCTGAATGAAAGTTTTGCCACATACATTACACGAATAGGATGTCTCTCCAGGGTGGATTCTTTTATGTCTAATGAGGCTTGACTTTAGAGTGAATCTTTTCCCACATTCATCACACTTATATCTCTTCTCATTTGAAGTGTTTCTCTGATATCTTTCCATCCATCCTTTATGTTCTTGGGTTTCTCCACATTCAAAAGCCTCTCCATTGATTTGGTCTGAAAACTTTTCTTGGGATTCCGTATCTACAGTAAGTTCCTGCTTTTCATCcggttcttctttctttattcttatcACATCATCTGAAGTAAAAAACACAGTATTCAAATGTCACTGAAATatacaggaaataaaatgaaacatttattagACATACACAGCTTCAATATACTAACAAAATGATTTTACAACATCTGAAGAGGAGATTGGGAGATGGCAAAGGAAGAGATTAGCAGCCACTGGATGGCGAGGGAGTGATTCAAGAAAAGAGTAGAGAAAAATCAGGGAGGATGATGAGGGATCTAACGAATAATCGCTGTGAACAATAGGAGAAGATCTCAGATAAGAGCGAGTTCATCAGGGAGGCCACAAGTTGGGTAGAGAGGGATGAAAGAGCAGAAACTGTGGGAGTAACAAAACAAGACAGGAAGCCAGCAGTGGCAGGTATCAAGATGGAACCATGAAATAACTTTGTGCAGAGTGTTCTGAGGAATAATGGGAAGACCTTTAGACATATTAAAACATGAGAGATCAGCCAAAGAGAAGTATGACATGTCCAAATATGAAGAACAATGAGATTAGACTTTAGACACACAGGGTAAAAGAGACAGAAATTGCTTTAGCTCACAGAGACATTATTACTCTTCTTACAAAGAACACTGGGAATCTGTCAAACCTGAAACTACACTCTGTGGGTCATTTGAGACTGAGATTCTCAAGAAAACAGTAGTAACACAGAGAAGGTTCTTTAGCAGACCCTAGCCTCCCATCTGACCATATCCAAGGAAAGCATGATCCCATAATTTCTTTGCCTGTCTTTCCTACAGAAGTTCCTCTAAGTAGAGTCCCAACAACCCCCACTCTTTCAGGGTGAGAGATGTGGCCACCTCCTCAATGATCAAtagtttctgaaaaacaaaagtgaGAGATCCCATTCAAGCCATGTTCTCCCTGTAGTAGTCACATTTTTAGAGTAAAGGGCAGAATTTATAACCATGTTGAAATAATGCAGGGAAAGGTGGTTTGCTTTGTGTGACAAAAGACACTAAATGAAGGAAAAGACAGCTTGGAGACAGTCACACTGGCCATCTTTCAAACCCACCAATTTCCTTCCCACTTGGTTTTGCACATGCTCTTCTGGCCTACAATGCTTTCCACCTCTACTATTCACTTGGTTGATTCCTATTCTACTTTTAGGATTAGTTACCGtgttattttcttaaagagacctCTGACATACCTCTCTCCCCATATACAATCTATCACAGCATATTTATTTGTGTGGTTATTTGTTTAATGCCTCTGTCATCAGACTGTTGTAAGCTCCATGAAAACAGATCATGTCCACTTTGTTTATTATGCCCAGTGCCttgcacagtgcctggaatataACAGGTACTTAACATACATCTGCTGAATGATGAACAATTCTAAGGTCTTCAGGGGAGCTATATGACCTACGTGTCAACACTAACCACAATCCTGTTGGTGTTGAGGGTCCTTAAACTGGATTTCCATGGTGTGAGGCTGGAGATA
Proteins encoded:
- the LOC139031496 gene encoding zinc finger protein ZFP2-like isoform X4; this encodes MEIQFKDPQHQQDCDDVIRIKKEEPDEKQELTVDTESQEKFSDQINGEAFECGETQEHKGWMERYQRNTSNEKRYKCDECGKRFTLKSSLIRHKRIHPGETSYSCNVCGKTFIQSSQLTDHQRIHSQLKPHQCDECEKGFYYRAHLVQHQRIHSGEKPFQCNECGKAFHYSAGLIRHQRTHTEEKPYQCNDCGKAFHYNSGLIRHQRTHTGEKPYQCNDCGKAFCLSSHLIQHQRVHTGEKPYQCSECGKSFSQSSGLFHHQRSHSGEKPYECDECGKAFSHSSALVGHQRMHSGERPYECDVCGKAFGYSSHLLGHRRIHTGEKPYECHVCGKAFRQSSHLIVHQQIHTEEKPW
- the LOC139031496 gene encoding zinc finger protein ZFP2-like isoform X1, with product MLSGDRVGKWASRLVLCGISGDHLLCGPFSCLNELAYPQVSTHAWTQEVLSETSVPLDPAKKAAYLQPHTMEIQFKDPQHQQDCDDVIRIKKEEPDEKQELTVDTESQEKFSDQINGEAFECGETQEHKGWMERYQRNTSNEKRYKCDECGKRFTLKSSLIRHKRIHPGETSYSCNVCGKTFIQSSQLTDHQRIHSQLKPHQCDECEKGFYYRAHLVQHQRIHSGEKPFQCNECGKAFHYSAGLIRHQRTHTEEKPYQCNDCGKAFHYNSGLIRHQRTHTGEKPYQCNDCGKAFCLSSHLIQHQRVHTGEKPYQCSECGKSFSQSSGLFHHQRSHSGEKPYECDECGKAFSHSSALVGHQRMHSGERPYECDVCGKAFGYSSHLLGHRRIHTGEKPYECHVCGKAFRQSSHLIVHQQIHTEEKPW
- the LOC139031496 gene encoding zinc finger protein ZFP2-like isoform X2, whose translation is MARTFPPKPPETGAHGRAGLADALPLAAGLRLRGAGSVSTHAWTQEVLSETSVPLDPAKKAAYLQPHTMEIQFKDPQHQQDCDDVIRIKKEEPDEKQELTVDTESQEKFSDQINGEAFECGETQEHKGWMERYQRNTSNEKRYKCDECGKRFTLKSSLIRHKRIHPGETSYSCNVCGKTFIQSSQLTDHQRIHSQLKPHQCDECEKGFYYRAHLVQHQRIHSGEKPFQCNECGKAFHYSAGLIRHQRTHTEEKPYQCNDCGKAFHYNSGLIRHQRTHTGEKPYQCNDCGKAFCLSSHLIQHQRVHTGEKPYQCSECGKSFSQSSGLFHHQRSHSGEKPYECDECGKAFSHSSALVGHQRMHSGERPYECDVCGKAFGYSSHLLGHRRIHTGEKPYECHVCGKAFRQSSHLIVHQQIHTEEKPW
- the LOC139031496 gene encoding zinc finger protein ZFP2-like isoform X3, which codes for MEVGTEWRMLSREVSTHAWTQEVLSETSVPLDPAKKAAYLQPHTMEIQFKDPQHQQDCDDVIRIKKEEPDEKQELTVDTESQEKFSDQINGEAFECGETQEHKGWMERYQRNTSNEKRYKCDECGKRFTLKSSLIRHKRIHPGETSYSCNVCGKTFIQSSQLTDHQRIHSQLKPHQCDECEKGFYYRAHLVQHQRIHSGEKPFQCNECGKAFHYSAGLIRHQRTHTEEKPYQCNDCGKAFHYNSGLIRHQRTHTGEKPYQCNDCGKAFCLSSHLIQHQRVHTGEKPYQCSECGKSFSQSSGLFHHQRSHSGEKPYECDECGKAFSHSSALVGHQRMHSGERPYECDVCGKAFGYSSHLLGHRRIHTGEKPYECHVCGKAFRQSSHLIVHQQIHTEEKPW